A portion of the Oscillospiraceae bacterium genome contains these proteins:
- a CDS encoding RNA polymerase sigma factor, translating to MPVDRKIIQKAKLGDEYSFECIVKEYQKKVYGYALAKTKNSDDALDLSQNIFMKLYKSIKSFREECSFDTFLYKIIFTATADFLKKRLSNQTSSLYNEDGKITDIKDSVDVEKDYEKKEMMSEVINALESLSKEQRECFILRNINGYSYKEISKITGIGEETVKTRIHRARNKVIEIIKKDGNKNKVQPSNISKGDEE from the coding sequence ATGCCTGTTGACAGAAAAATTATTCAAAAAGCAAAGCTTGGGGACGAATACAGCTTTGAGTGCATAGTTAAAGAGTATCAAAAAAAGGTTTACGGATACGCTCTTGCCAAAACAAAGAACTCCGACGATGCTCTTGATTTATCCCAAAATATTTTTATGAAGCTTTATAAAAGCATAAAAAGCTTTAGAGAAGAATGTTCCTTTGACACTTTTTTATATAAAATTATTTTCACCGCTACGGCTGATTTTTTAAAGAAACGCTTATCAAATCAGACCTCCTCTCTTTATAATGAGGACGGAAAAATTACAGATATCAAAGACAGCGTTGATGTGGAAAAGGATTACGAGAAAAAAGAAATGATGTCAGAGGTTATAAACGCTCTGGAAAGTCTTTCAAAAGAGCAAAGAGAATGTTTTATTTTAAGAAACATAAACGGCTATTCTTATAAAGAAATTTCAAAAATTACGGGAATTGGCGAAGAAACGGTTAAAACAAGAATACATAGGGCAAGAAATAAGGTTATTGAAATAATCAAAAAAGACGGGAACAAAAATAAAGTGCAACCGTCTAATATATCGAAGGGAGATGAGGAGTAA
- the dusB gene encoding tRNA dihydrouridine synthase DusB, giving the protein MKIKNINLKNEYALAPMAGFTDKAMRILCKENGAGLLVSEMVSARGIYYNDKKTKLLMEFCEYERPFSVQLFCNEPHIMAYAAAFCEQLGVDMIDINMGCPMPKIVNNGDGSALMKNPLLAGKLVEAAVKEVKIPISVKMRLGWDEKNKNCIELARICEQNGASFISVHGRTREGMYSAPIDYETISKVVEAVKISVFGNGNICDVESAEKMRRTGCAGLMIGRAAIGNPFVFKTVKDGFEPTVQDKLDMALRHFKLLCEFKGENIAVKEIRPHIAAYLKGIKNSHIVKCKIFETQNAKEIEDILQSIGKD; this is encoded by the coding sequence ATGAAAATAAAAAATATTAATTTGAAAAATGAATATGCTCTTGCACCTATGGCAGGCTTTACAGATAAAGCTATGCGCATACTCTGTAAGGAAAACGGTGCGGGACTTCTTGTATCTGAAATGGTAAGTGCAAGAGGCATTTACTATAACGATAAAAAAACAAAACTGCTTATGGAATTTTGTGAATATGAGCGTCCGTTTTCTGTTCAGCTTTTTTGTAATGAGCCTCATATAATGGCGTATGCGGCGGCATTTTGCGAACAGCTTGGCGTTGATATGATTGATATAAATATGGGCTGTCCTATGCCTAAAATCGTAAATAACGGGGACGGCAGCGCTCTTATGAAAAATCCTTTGCTTGCAGGAAAATTGGTTGAAGCGGCTGTAAAGGAAGTTAAAATACCCATAAGCGTAAAAATGCGTCTTGGCTGGGATGAGAAAAACAAAAACTGTATAGAGCTTGCCCGTATCTGTGAGCAAAACGGTGCTTCGTTTATATCGGTACACGGAAGAACAAGAGAGGGAATGTACTCTGCGCCCATTGATTATGAAACAATTTCAAAAGTTGTAGAAGCAGTAAAAATTTCCGTATTCGGCAACGGAAATATCTGTGATGTCGAAAGTGCTGAAAAAATGAGAAGAACAGGCTGTGCAGGCTTGATGATAGGAAGAGCCGCAATAGGAAACCCATTTGTTTTTAAAACAGTTAAGGACGGCTTTGAGCCTACTGTTCAGGATAAGCTTGATATGGCACTAAGACATTTTAAATTACTTTGTGAATTTAAAGGTGAAAATATTGCAGTAAAAGAAATAAGACCTCATATAGCGGCATATTTAAAAGGAATTAAAAACTCCCACATTGTCAAATGCAAAATTTTTGAAACTCAGAATGCAAAGGAGATAGAGGATATACTTCAAAGTATCGGAAAGGACTGA